The following coding sequences are from one Humulus lupulus chromosome X, drHumLupu1.1, whole genome shotgun sequence window:
- the LOC133804058 gene encoding catalase-2 has translation MDPYKYRPSSAYNAPYWTTNSGAPVWNNNSSLTVGPRGPILLEDYHLVEKLANFDRERIPERVVHARGASAKGFFETTHDISNLSCADFLRAPGVQTPVIVRFSTVIHERGSPETLRDPRGFAVKFYTREGNFDLVGNNFPVFFIRDGMKFPDMVHALKPNPKSHIQENWRILDFFSHHPESLHMFTFLFDDIGIPQDYRHMDGSGVNTYTLINKAGKVHYVKFHWRPTCGVKSLLEDEAIKVGGANHSHATQDLYDSIAAGNYPEWKLFIQTIDPDHEDRYDFDPLDVTKTWPEDILPLQPVGRMVLNRNIDNFFAENEQIAFCPGIVVPGVYYSDDKLLQTRVFSYSDTQRHRLGPNYLQLPVNAPKCAHHNNHHEGFMNIMHRDEEVNYFPSRYDPVGHAERYPAPPAICTGKRERCIIDKENNFKQPGEKYRSFTPERQERFIKRWIDALSDPRVTHEIRSIWVSYWSQADKSLGQKLASRLNVRPSI, from the exons ATGGATCCCTACAAG TACCGACCTTCAAGTGCTTACAACGCTCCTTATTGGACCACGAATTCTGGTGCTCCAGTTTGGAACAACAACTCTTCTCTGACTGTCGGACCAAGAG GTCCAATTCTCCTTGAGGACTACCATCTGGTGGAGAAACTAGCAAACTTTGACAGAGAGCGTATCCCAGAACGTGTGGTCCACGCCAGGGGAGCTAGTGCAAAGGGGTTCTTTGAGACCACCCATGATATTTCAAACCTTAGCTGTGCCGATTTCCTTCGAGCTCCTGGAGTGCAGACACCTGTAATTGTCCGTTTCTCCACAGTTATCCATGAGCGCGGTAGCCCTGAAACTTTGAGGGATCCTCGAGGTTTTGCAGTGAAGTTTTACACCAGAGAG GGTAATTTCGATCTTGTCGGAAACAATTTCCCTGTCTTCTTCATCCGTGATGGAATGAAATTCCCAGACATGGTCCATGCTCTGAAACCCAACCCTAAATCTCACATCCAGGAGAATTGGAGGATCCTTGATTTCTTCTCTCATCATCCGGAAAGCTTGCATATGTTCACCTTTCTATTTGATGATATTGGAATTCCACAAGATTACAGGCACATGGATGGCTCTGGTGTTAACACCTATACTCTGATTAACAAGGCTGGGAAGGTTCACTACGTGAAATTCCACTGGAGACCCACCTGTGGAGTCAAGTCTTTGTTGGAAGATGAGGCTATTAAGGTTGGAGGAGCTAACCACAGTCATGCTACCCAAGATCTGTACGATTCAATTGCTGCTGGAAACTACCCTGAGTGGAAACTTTTCATCCAAACAATTGATCCTGATCATGAAGACAGATATGACTTTGACCCACTTGATGTAACGAAGACCTGGCCCGAGGACATTTTGCCCTTGCAGCCGGTTGGTCGCATGGTTCTTAATAGGAACATCGATAATTTCTTTGCAGAGAATGAACAAATTGCGTTTTGCCCGGGCATTGTTGTTCCTGGTGTCTACTATTCAGATGATAAGCTGCTCCAGACCCGTGTCTTCTCCTACTCCGACACTCAGAGGCATCGTCTTGGACCAAACTATCTTCAGCTCCCTGTGAATGCCCCCAAGTGTGCTCATCACAACAATCATCACGAGGGTTTCATGAATATTATGCACAGAGACGAGGAG GTCAACTACTTCCCTTCAAGATATGATCCTGTTGGTCATGCTGAGAGGTACCCCGCCCCTCCAGCCATCTGCACTGGAAAGCGAGAAAGG TGCATTATTGACAAGGAGAACAACTTTAAGCAACCCGGAGAGAAATACCGATCCTTTACACCAGAGAG GCAAGAGCGCTTCATCAAACGATGGATTGATGCCTTATCCGACCCACGTGTCACCCATGAGATCCGCAGCATCTGGGTCTCGTACTGGTCTCAG gCGGACAAGTCTCTTGGTCAGAAGCTAGCATCTCGCCTAAATGTGAGGCCAAGCATCTGA
- the LOC133804057 gene encoding catalase-2-like, translated as MKPLVINTGISSKVATRSKPSLSFDLNFPLQKMDPYKYRPSSAYNAPFMTTNAGAPVYNNESALTVGPRGPILLEDYHLVEKIANFTRERMPERIVHARGASAKGFFEVTHDVSHLTCADFLRAPGVQTPVIVRFSTVIHERGSPETIRDPRGFAVKFYTREGNFDIVGNNFPVFFIRDGIQFPDVIHAFKPNPKSHIQEYWRVLDFLSFHPESMLTFAWLFDDVGVPQNYRHMEGFGVHTFTLVNKAGKVTFVKFHWKPTCGVKSMLEEEAIRVGGTNHSHATQDLYESIASGNYPEWKLYIQTLDPADEDKFDFDILDTTQIWPEDLIPLHPVGRLVLNRNIDNFFAENEQLAMNPAHTVPGIHYSDDKMLQARLFAYSDTHRYRIGVNYLQLPVNAPKCAHHNNHYDGCMNFTHRDEEIDYFPSRYDSCRHAEQFPIPAKIIHGKRERCTIPKEDNFTQAGVRYRSWAPDRQDRFVKRWVDVLADHRVTHEIRSIWISYLSQTDKSLGQKVASRLNVRPNI; from the exons ATGAAGCCTTTGGTTATAAATACTGGCATTTCAAGCAAGGTTGCCACACGCTCAAAACCTTCTCTCTCTTTCGATCTAAACTTTCCTCTTCAGAAAATGGATCCTTACAAG TACCGACCATCGAGTGCTTACAACGCACCTTTCATGACTACTAATGCCGGAGCTCCGGTTTACAACAATGAGTCGGCTTTAACTGTCGGACCAAgag GTCCAATCCTTTTGGAGGATTATCATCTGGTGGAGAAGATTGCTAACTTCACTAGGGAAAGGATGCCCGAGCGTATTGTCCATGCCAGGGGAGCCAGTGCTAAGGGTTTCTTTGAGGTGACTCATGATGTTTCTCACCTCACCTGTGCTGACTTCCTCCGAGCTCCTGGAGTTCAGACACCTGTCATTGTTCGCTTCTCCACTGTCATCCATGAACGTGGTAGCCCTGAAACCATTAGAGACCCTCGTGGTTTTGCAGTCAAGTTCTACACCAGAGAG GGTAATTTCGATATTGTGGGAAACAACTTTCCTGTGTTTTTCATCCGTGATGGAATCCAATTCCCTGATGTGATCCATGCCTTTAAGCCCAACCCTAAGTCTCACATCCAGGAGTACTGGAGGGTGCTTGACTTCTTGTCATTCCATCCCGAAAGTATGCTCACCTTCGCCTGGCTATTCGATGATGTGGGTGTTCCACAAAATTACAGGCACATGGAAGGTTTTGGTGTTCACACCTTTACTTTGGTTAACAAGGCTGGAAAGGTAACCTTTGTGAAGTTCCACTGGAAGCCCACCTGTGGTGTTAAGTCCATGTTGGAGGAAGAGGCCATCAGGGTTGGAGGAACCAACCACAGCCATGCCACCCAAGATCTTTATGAGTCAATTGCCTCTGGAAACTACCCTGAGTGGAAGCTGTACATCCAAACACTTGATCCTGCTGATGAGGACAAGTTTGACTTTGACATACTAGACACAACACAAATCTGGCCTGAGGACCTCATTCCTCTTCACCCAGTTGGTCGTTTGGTTCTCAACAGGAACATTGACAACTTCTTTGCAGAGAACGAACAACTCGCCATGAACCCTGCCCATACCGTCCCTGGTATCCACTATTCTGATGACAAGATGCTTCAGGCTCGTCTCTTCGCTTACAGTGATACTCACAGATACCGCATTGGAGTGAACTACCTTCAACTCCCTGTTAACGCTCCCAAGTGTGCCCACCACAACAATCACTATGATGGTTGCATGAATTTCACTCACAGAGATGAGGAG ATTGACTACTTCCCTTCAAGGTATGATTCTTGTCGCCATGCTGAGCAATTCCCCATTCCTGCTAAAATCATCCATGGAAAGCGTGAAAGG TGTACTATTCCAAAGGAGGACAACTTTACCCAAGCTGGTGTGAGATACCGATCTTGGGCACCAGACAG ACAAGACAGATTTGTCAAGCGATGGGTGGATGTGTTGGCTGACCACCGTGTCACCCATGAGATCCGCAGCATCTGGATCTCCTACCTGTCTCAG ACGGACAAGTCTCTCGGTCAGAAGGTAGCTTCTCGTCTCAATGTTAGGCCTAACATTTGA